The region CTCCCGTGAATCAAAGACAGAGTAGGCATTCTCCGCTGCACTGAATTTGGCTGTAAGGCTGGCCTCCAGCTTGGTTTTGACCTCATCCACATTGTCATTGGAAGTGGTGGTGAGCGTAATGGAGCGGACGCCCTTGCTCTGCAGGAACCGTTCGGCTGTAGAGATGGGGATCAGCAGCTTCTCGTCGCTTGAACCGACGCTGGTGGAGCCTTTACTCTCCAGCAACCCGACGATCTTGAAGCTGCTTCCGTTGATCTGTACCTTTTGGCCTACAGGATTATCTGTACCGAATAGATCCTCCGCTGTATCTGATCCGATTAACGCAACCTTCTGCCGGTATTCTGTATCCATCTCAAGCAGGAATCTTCCGGATTGCACATGGAAATCCTGGACCTCTTCGTAGGCAGGTGTAATGCCTTCTACGGATACGGAAACGTTCTCGGTACCGTGCTTGGCGGTTACGTTCCCGGAGATTATCGGGGATACATTATCCACCCCTTCAATCTCACCAAGGGCCAGGGCCTCCTCGTAGGTTAGCGAAGTGGTGGCTCCGCGGCCCGTAATGTTGACGGTCAGCTGGTTAGTTCCCAGGGAGCTTAGGGACTCTGTAATCTGCGAGGTGGTGCCCTGGCCCACAGCGACAAGTGCAATGACGGAGGAGACCCCGATAATAATGCCCAGCATGGTAAGAAAGGCTCTTATTTTGCTGCTCAGAATACTTTTGAAGGCCATTTTCATACTCTGGTACAGCATCATGAGTGCACCACCTTCCGATCCTCTACAAGATCCCCGTCTTGAATCCGGATCACCCGTTTGGCCTGCTCGGCAATCTCCAGGTCATGCGTGATCAGAATAATGGTATGCCCTTGTTCGTTAAGCTCCTTAATCATCTGCAGAACCTCCTTGCCTGTCTTGGAGTCCAGCGCTCCGGTGGGCTCATCGGCAAGAAGAATAGGCGGGGTTCCGGCAAGAGCGCGGGCAATAGCCACACGCTGCTGTTGGCCTCCAGACAGCTCGGAGGGACGGTGATTCATTCGGCTCTCCAGGCCTACCCGGACCAGGGCGCTGCGGGCAATTTCTCTACGCTCCCTGTGGGACATTCCACGGTAGATCAGGGGCAGCTCTACATTCTCTACCGCTGATAATTTCGGCAGCAGATTGAAGTTCTGAAATATAAAGCCGATCTTCTCGTTGCGGATCTGAGCCAGCTTGTTGTCAGACAGCCTGCGGATCTCCTGGCCGTCCAGGAAATAATCGCCTTCATTCGCCACATCGAGGCAGCCCAGCATGTTCATCAGGGTGGACTTGCCTGACCCTGACGGGCCGATGATCGCAACGAATTCACCGTGATCAATGGTGAAGCTCAGGCTCCTCAGAACCGTCATTGATTCTCCGGCCATCGTGAAGCTGTGCTGCATATTCTCAACCCGGATCAGCGGTTCTGGTGAGGTCATCGTCCGCCACCGCCCCCGGAGAAACCGCCCCTGCTGCCCCCGCTGCCCCCGCCGGTGAAGCCGCCCCCGCTCCCGCCGGGAAAGCCTCCGCTCCCGCCGGTCATTCCTCCGCTGCCAAAGCCGCCCATGCCACCACCCATGCCGCCTTGCTGCGGAGAGGTGGTATTGCCTGAGGAAATCACGGTTGGGAGGATCACTTCATCCCCTTCACTTAAGCCGCTGACGATTTCGATGCTGCTCTCATTGTGGATACCGGTCTCCACAGCCACACGCTGCGTGCCGGCGGCATTGCCCGAAGCACTCCGGCTTCCTGCTGCCCTGCCGGAGAACCCGGCGCCGGCCGGAAATTCACCGCCGGAAAACGCTCCGCCCCGGGCTTCTCCGCCGCCCTGAGGGTATCCGCCGCCTTGACCGCTTCCGCGTGCAGCCCTGCCGCCGGTCTGGCCTTCTGCTCCTTCCGGCCGGATTTCGCCTTGGCCGCCGGGAGCCTGTCCGTCAGCCGTGCCACTCTCAGCAGACTTGGAGCCAGCCGCTCCGTTACCAGAAGTTTTGGTGCCTGATTCATTTCCGCCGGTCACCGGCACATTGACGAAGGATTTCCCGTTTATCTTTGTTACAGCTTCGATAGGAACGGTCAGAATATCCTTCTTCTCTTCGATGGTAACCGCCACCTCCGCAGACATGCCGATAAGCACACCCTCCGAGTTATTTAATCCTACAGTGACGTTGAACAGGGAGACACCATTGGAGGAGGTTCCTTCTTTGGCTATATCTATAACTTTACCGGTAAAAGACTTATCCTCAAGGGCATCCAGTGTAATGGTGGAGACTTGATTGAGCTTGATTTTGGGGATATCCAGCTCGTCTACCTGAACGGTTACGCTTAGATTCACGTAATCAGTCATGGTGAACAGCTCTGTACCATTCTGGGCCTGTTCACCGGCCGTAATATTCACGGCAGTGATCGTACCATCGATCGGAGCGGTCAGCGGATCAGGCGGAGCCATATCTTCATGGATGGCAGCGATGGATTCCTGCTGGTCTAAGATATCGCTATTGGCCTTATCAATGGCTTTTTTTGCCGACTCCAGCTCTTCCTCTGCCGCGTTATTCATAGCCAGCGTCTTGTAGCTCTCCTGTTTGTTTTCCAGCTCTGTCTTGAGATTCTCCAGCGACTTTGTGGCTTCCTTCAGCTTATCATCCAGATCGCCCGCGACAAATGTGATCAGCACCGCGCCTTTTTTAACGACATCGCCTTTCTTAACCATGACCGTATCGACCTTCCCGGCTTCTTTGGTACGGATGCTCTCGCTGTTGATTGCCGATACTGCACCTGAACCCGAGACACTCACCAGAATATCCCCCTTACTGGCAACTGCCGTATTCAGCGGGGCGGCGTTGATCTGCCGGTTCTGATCCGGCCAGAGTCTATAGCCCGCAATCCCTGCAATAGCAACGAGGAGTATGGCTGAAGCGATAATAATGATCTTTTTCTTCTTCATTTTGCGGCTCCTTCAGTGGAAGACGTGGCTGCTTTGGCGGTAACCTCAAGGGAATAGGCCTGGCTGGCGAGCTCCGTCCGCATTCCCTGGAATTCATCGTAGAATTTAAGGGCGTAGGTGCCGGAGCTCAGATTTTTGAACAGGACGCTGGTAAGGGTCGTAGAATAAGAGTTGTTTGTTCCCAGAGTCAAGTCGGTGCCAAGCGTCAGTGTTTTCTCGTGAGACTGTCCATAAGGATCTATAACCTGAAGGATGAGCTTATGCTGGTAAGCGCCTGTCTGGTAGGCATTATCCTGATTGAGATTGTAATTGAACGTCACAGCAATGCTGCTTTCGCCCTTGGTGAGTTCCCCTGTAGAGCTGGTAACTGCCAGTGTATAAGGGAAAAGCGGAACGGAAGCCAGATTGGTCAAAGGCGTAACCTCTGCCGGAGCCAGTGTCAGCGCTGCAGTATTCACATATCCCGTCGCAGCCGTTCCTGCGGCAGTCAGCTTGCCATCCGCAATCGACTGGCTGATATACAGCTGAAGACCTGCCGTGTCCAGAGCAGCCGGAACTTTTGCCCAGAAGGTAACCAGTGTTGTGCCCTCAGGGCTGGTTGGCAGCTCAGACTGGCTTACGGTTGCTTCAAAATATTGCCCGTCAGCAGTCCTGAACTGTGCGTACAGACGGGCCAGATCTGCCTGCCGGACTTCGTCGCTGTTCATTTCCACTTCGCTGTACACAAGATTCGAGCCGGTTCCTGTATACAGGAGGGTGGAACGTTCCTTGACGGTGGCTTTTTTGCCGGTGGCCGTGATCTTGAAGGCTTCCCCTGGAGCCAGCGGTGCAACACTTTTAACGGCACTGTCGCTTGTGCTGAGAGAGAGGAACTGCGACACTTCTGTACCCTTGGTCTCCTGGAGGATGAGCTTGACTTGTCTGAAATCCAGGGTATATGGAATATGGGCTTGAACCGATATCTGTGTGCTGGCACCAGGGGCAAGGACTGAAGAGCTGTTGCCCGTATAAGTCTGTGAAGAGGAAGTGAGATCCTTCTGATCCACCAGGAGTATTCCGGTAAAAGCAGGCAAAGTAATGGTCTTGGACGTTGCATTGCGTATCGTTAGTACAGCCTGCACCAGATCCTCGCTGCCCCAAGGCAGACGCAGCAGGGAGTCCAGAGAGACAGCGAACGTGCCGTAGGTATTGGTTACGCTGGTCTCGGCGGCGAGATGAATCTGGCTCTCCGGCTTATAAGGGATGCGGAAATAGGCCACAGGCAGCGTTACTTTATCCGCGCTGGCTGCAGGAGCAATCATGCGCAGCTCCAGCGAATTCTGAGCCAGCTCCAGCGGAACACTGGCGCTCAGCTCAATCAGCTTGTCTTCCAGCGGCTTCAGGGTCAGGCTGCTCAAGGTTGTGGACGTCACCGGGAAGCTATAGCCTTCCGCCGAATTGACGTTAAGCTCATAAGCAGGCAAAGTAACCGCTGTGCTGCCGGTATTCTTCACCCGGAGCTGATAGCTCCAGACACCGTTCCCGTTATCCGCATGCACAGTTGCCTTCAGCAGCTGCATGTCCACGATATTGCTGCCGATGGAGACCTTTTTGGTATAGCCCGCCGCTACAGTGAAATCGGCGGTTACCGCAGCCGGAAGCGCGTAGGAAGAGACAGGCAGGTACAGCTTGAGTCCTTCATCCAGCTTAGCGATCTGTAGCGTTAGCTTGCTGAGATTCATGTAGGAGGGGATCTCGGTCATATAATAGAGCGTCTTCTTCTCCTGAGGCTGAAGCTTGAATTCGGAGCTGCTGTCATCCAGTGTAAGTGTGAAGACAGAGCCGCCCGAGGATTTCAGGTACAAGCTATAGCCCGGATCTGTAAGCACTTTGGTACCCAGATTGGTTAAGCTAAGCCCGACCTTAGCATAGACTTTGCCGTTATATTTGTAGATTTGCACGGATTCGGCTTTGGTGCCGGCTGTAAGGCCGCCGAGTTCAACCTTCCGGGTCTCTCCTGTAAGCGAGGACAGAGAATAATTGGCTGGGACCGTGAACGTGCCTATACGCTGTTCATAATTAGCGGCGCTGAAATTCCAGCCGTAGATGTTGATTTTAAGTCCTTTGACGGAGGCGGCAGTTCCAATATTCGCATAGTATGTAAGGCTGGTGCTTTGCTTTGCGGGGATTTTCTTGACTGTACTGTCTGCGCTGACCGGTATTCCCTTGATGACGCTGCCGCCCGCCGTTACTATTTTGGAGAAATAGTCCGCCAGATTGACGCTGCTGCCGGCAGTATTGGTGTAGGTAAGCGTGTAGGTGAGAATATTACCGCCGGTTTGGCTCTGAATCCCTACATGGCTCAGCTTCACCTGAAGCGTGGTAGCGAGCTTGAGCGCACTTAGACTGTTAAGAGTGGAGACTTCCGTGACCGGGCTTGCTGCTGTGGCAGCCGTAGAACCGGATGAAGCAGCATAGGCCGTGGTTCCCGGGCTTCCTGCGGTTTGAATTGCGGCAAATGTGCTGAGCAGCAGCAGAACAAATGCTTTTTTTCGTGTAGGCATGTAATTTCCTCCTTGAATGATCTCATAAGGCAAAATATCAGCATTGACTGAATGCCCGCTGAAAAAAAGCCTTCAAACCGCGCTGAAGCTTAAAGGAAGCTTAAAAGAAGATAAAAAATAAGCGGAATTAGCGCAGCTTGTCAAACGGGCTGTTTTTGCATATAATAGATGGGCATATCTTCCCAAGCGGAGGATCGAAGTGCAGAGGATATAATCCGCATACATGCAATGATGGAGAAGAGTACGCAGTGCCTGGCTTACAGGGAGGAAGCGCCGCAGATTGAGAGCGTTTCTAAGAGAGCAGAGCTGCCGAAGTTCACTCCGGAGCAGTTCCCTGAATGTACATCAAGGCTTCCTTGAAGAGTGCTAGTAGGGGGGACCGGCCGCAGACCGTTATTTCTGTATAAAGTGAGACAGGTCTTTGCCGTACCGAAAGAGGGAATATTGCTCTTAAGGGAAGCGTACGGCCGTCTAACAAGGGTGGTACCACGGTCTTTTCGTCCCTTTACCGGGAGGAAAGGCCTTTTTTTGTTGAACAATATGAGATTTGAGGGGGCAGTACAAGCCATGAAAGACAAATTGGAAGCACTGAAGGCCGAGGCACTGACGAAGCTGCAGGCGGTGTCCGATCCGCAGATTCTGAATGATCTGCGCGTCAAATACCTTGGCAAAAAAGGCGAGCTGACAGAGGTTCTGCGCGGTATGGGCGGACTAAGCGCGGAGGAGCGTCCGGTGATCGGCCAGGTGGCCAATCTGGTGCGCAGCGCCATTGAAGAGGTGATCGGCGCCAAGCAGGAGCTGTTCCAGCAGCAGGAGACGGAGAACCGCCTGAATGCGGAGAAGGTCGATGTAACCCTGCCGGGCCGCGGCATGCCGCAGGGCGGCATTCATCCGCTCAGCCGGGTGATTCAGGAGATCGAGGATATTTTCATCGGTATGGGCTACAAGGTGGCGGAAGGACCGGAAGTGGAGACAGATTATTACAACTTCGAGGCGCTTAACCTTCCGAAGAACCATCCGGCCCGCGATATGCAGGATTCCTTCTATATTACGGAAGATATTCTGATGCGCACACAGACCTCGCCGGTTCAGATCCGCACCATGCAGGCGATGAACGGGGAGACTCCAGTCAAGGTCATCTGTCCGGGCAAGGTGTTCCGCCGTGACGACGACGATGCGACCCACTCCTTCCAGTTCCATCAGATTGAAGGTCTGGTGATCGGACGCAATATCCGTATGAGCGACCTGAAGGGGACCCTGCAGCAGTTCATGAAGGAGATGTTCGGTCCTAGCGCGGGCATCCGCCTGCGCCCAAGCTTCTTCCCGTTCACCGAGCCTAGCGTTGAGGTGGATGTAAGCTGCTTCAAATGCGGCGGCGAAGGCTGCCGGCTCTGCAAGCAGAGCGGCTGGCTTGAGATTCTCGGCGCCGGTATGGTGCACCCGAATGTGCTGCGGATGGGCGGCTACGACCCTGAGGTCTACAGCGGCTTCGCGTTTGGCATGGGCGCTGAGCGGATCGCGATGCTGAAGTACGGCATCGATGACATCCGTTACTTCTACACGAATGATATGGGCTTTGTGAAGCAGTTCAAGGGGATTTAGGGATTTGGCGGGTGTGTATGGGGCGCGGGCCGGATACTGATAAGCCGGAGGGGAATTTTGGAACTGGAGGAGCGATAGCGACCGCCTTTGTGTTTGAATTTTTACTGCTATATAGATTGAACTAAAAAATTCAAGTTGAAGGAAAAGTGGCGGAGGGGAATTTTGGAACTGGAGGAGCAGTAGCGACCGCCTTTGTCTGCGGATTTCAACCGTTAAAAACGGGATAAATCAAGAAATCTGCAGACAACAGCGGCCGGAAGTCCAAAACTTCTCTGGAGGTACACTGGAATACAGGAATTTGGGTTAGGACGAAGTTGGCACTATGGCTTGTTGTATATCCGCTTCCGTGCGCGAAGCGCAGGCCGCCATGGAGATCAATACATCTGAAACAAAAAGGAAGTGTGCGATTATGAAAGTATCAACCGCCTGGCTGGCCGATTATATATCGCTGGAAGGGGTTACCGCAGATAGCTTGGCGGACAAAATCACCACCGCCGGCATCGAGATTGACGGAGTAGAACGCCGCAACAAAGGGATTTCCGGGATTGTGACCGGCTACGTGAAATCCAAAGAAAAGCACCCCGACGCCGATAAGCTGAATATCTGCATCGTCGATGCCGGGCAGGGCGAGGATCTGCAGATCGTCTGCGGAGCGAAGAATGTCGCAGCGGGCCAGAAGGTACCGGTCGCGCTGGTGGGCGCCAAGCTGCCGGGCCTGGAAATCAAAAAAGCCAAGCTGCGCGGCGTGCTGTCGCAGGGGATGATCTGCTCGGCCAAAGAGCTGGGCCTGAACGACAAGCTGCTGCCTAAAGAGCTGCAGGAGGGCATTCTGGTGCTGCCGGAGCAGACCGAGGTGGGCCAGGATATTCTCAAGGTGCTCGGACTGAATGACGAAATCCTTGATTTCGATCTGACACCGAACCGTTCCGACTGTCTGAGCATGATCGGTGCCGCTTATGAGGTAAGCGCGGTGCTGGGCCGTGAGCTGAAGCTGGCTGATCCGGCGGCAGAGCTCGTAGAAACGGGCGGCAAGGCTGCGGACTCCATTACGGTTACGATTGAGGACGAGGCATTCTGCAGCCATTATGCCGTGCGTTATATTGCCGGAGTGAAGACCGCGCCGTCCCCGCTGTGGATTCAGAACCGCCTGATGGCGGCCGGGGTGCGTCCGATTAACAATATCGTGGATATTACCAACTATGTGATGCTGGAATACGGACAGCCGCTGCATGCATTTGACGGCGGGCAGGTCCAGGGCGGAACCATCGGTGTACGGTTTGCCCGTGAAGGGGAACGACTGGTAACCCTTGACGGCCAAGAGCGCAAGCTTGAGCCGCAGATGCTGGTCATTGCCGACGGTTCAGGCGCAATTGGCCTGGCAGGAGTGATGGGCGGACTGTCAACAGAGGTTACCGCAGACACCGTTAATATCGTACTGGAATCAGCCAAATTCGATGGCGGAACGGTACGCAAGACCTCGCGTCAGCTCGGTCTGCGCTCAGAAGCGTCCCAACGGTTCGAGAAGGAAGTCGACCCGAATGCGGTCATCCCTGCGCTTAACCGCGCGGCTGCACTGATTGCCCGGTATGCCGGAGGAACGGTGCATGAAGGGATCGTCCAGGCCGGAAGTATCGCTGGTCAGGAGAAAGTGCTGCAATTATCGCTGGAGAAGCTGAACCGCTATCTCGGGACAGATCTGTCATTGCTGGAAGTGAAAACCCTGTTCGGACGTCTGCATTTCAAGTGCGGTGATGCGGCTCAGGGAATCGTCGAGGTCGAGGTGCCGACACGGCGCGGAGACATTACGCAGGATGTGGATCTGATTGAAGAGATCGCCCGCTTATACGGCTATGACAACATTCCGACCACGCTGATCGAAGGCACAACAACACCTGGTGCGCTTACCAGACAGCAGTCCCTGCGCCGCGAGCTGCGCCGCCTGCTCTCACTGGGCGGATATCAGGAGGTTATGGGCTATTCCTTCATCCAGCCGGAGCAGAGCAAGCTCTTCCCTATGCTGGCGGAAGGCAAGCAGTCAGTGAAGCTGGCGATGCCGATGAGCGAGGAGCGCAGCGTGCTGCGTACCAGCCTGCTGCCGCAGCTGCTGGACATTGCCCTCTACAACACGAACCGCCGCCAAGGCGATCTGGCGTTGTTCGAAATCGGAAATGTGTTCTTCACGGAAGAAGAAGTCCTTACCCGCCAGCCGAGCGAGCTGCCGGTGCTGGGGCTGCTGCTGAGTGGTACGCGTGCAGCCAAGCAGTGGAACGTGGCTGCTGAGCCGGTGGATTTCTTCGACCTCAAGGGGGCGCTGGAGACTGTATTTGCGCATCTGGGCCTTACGGATCGCGTAGTCTATGAAGGGGACGCGCCTGAAGGCTATCATCCGGGACGCTCTGCTTCCATCTATCTGCTTCAGGCAGAGGGCCGTGTGAAGATTGGTTCGATGGGGCAGCTTCATCCCGAGCTGCAGCGCCGGATGGATCTGGAGGATACCTACGTATCCGAAGTCCTGCTCCAGCCGCTCTATGATGCGGCGCGTGCCCAATTGCAGTATAGCGAGCTTCACCGCTTCCCGGGCATGGAACGGGACATTGCGGTGGTAGTGGATGACGCGGTTCCGGCAGGCGACCTGATCGCGGCGATCCGTGAGCACGGGGGTACTCTGCTGCAAAATGTGCAGGTATTTGATATCTACACAGGAGGCAAGATGGAGGCGGGTAAGAAGAGCGTTGCCCTGTCGCTCTTGTACCGCCACACCGAGCATACGCTGACTGACGAAGAGGTTGTGGAAGTGCATGACAAAGTGGTCTCTGCGCTTGAACAAACTTTTGGTGCAGAATTAAGAAAATAGCAGGAATTGTGCAAAGCCGCAGCGAATCCATTTAGAAACAGAGATTCGCTGCGGCTTTTCTGTACCCATGTGAAGTGCGGAGGAACATGCAAATAAATGCAATGGACGCGTGCTTTTGCCAAAGGTCAGGAAATCACGCTACAATAGGAGTAAGAGCAAAGAAACCAACTTAGAATCCGCACACATACAAAGGAGGGCACAACTGTGGCTATGGACCGGACCCGTGTCGCCGTGGAGATATACGGAACTTCCTACAAGCTTGTCGGAAGCAGCACAGAATATATGAAACAGGTCGCCCGTCATGTCGATGAGCATATGCGTGCAATATCGAAATCACATTCCAGACTGGATACGCCGCGGATTGCGGTGCTTACAGCTGTACATATGGCAGAGCAGGCAATCCAGGTTCAGGATTTCAAGAATGAGCTGAATATGCTGACCGGTGAACGCACTGAGCTTCGCGTGGAGGTGTCACGCCTTCAGGAAGCACAGCGTGAACAGCAGGAAGAATATGAGAAGCTGGAAGCCGCAGCGAAGGAAGAGGCTGCGCGGCTGGTTGCCGCCGCCGAAGAAGAACGCTCAAGGCATCTGGAGCAGCAGGAGCAGGAGAGGCAGCTGCATGCCCAGCTGCTGGAGGAAGAGAAGCAGGCGGCGGACGCTGCCCGCGAGCAGCTGGTGCAGGAGCTGAAGGCGCGAGAGGATGAGCTGAAGGCGCTGCGTGAGGGGCATGAAGCAGAGCAGGCTGCAAGCCGCGAGGCAGCACGTCAGGAGCTGGAGGCCGCAGAAGCTATGCGGATGCAGCAGCTGGAACAGATGAAGTCTGCCCATCAGCAGGAACTGGAGCAGCTGCGCGAGACGCTGACCCGCGAGAAGACAGAGACGTTGTCTGCTCTGGAGCAGGAGTTGCATGAGACGCGGGAGTCGATGGGCAGCGAGATCGTGGAGATCCGCTCCACGCTCAGCAAGGAGCTGGCTGATACCAAGGCTGCGCTCACAAGTGAGCTTACCGGGGAACGGGAAGCGCTTGAGAAGGAGCAGGCCAAGACCAAGGAGCTGCGGCAGTCCCAGGGGACGCAGGAGCACCGGCACAAGCAGCAGCTTCAGGAGCTGGAGAAGCAGCTTGGCGAGCTGCGCGGCGGAACCGGGCAGCTCCAGTCCCGGCTGCGGGCAGCGGAGGCCGGGCTGAAGGGCGAACGCGATGCGAGGCTGACGCTGCTGGCGCAGTACGAAGCTGTGCTGAAGCGGGAGGAGCAGCTCGGAGAGGAGCTTAAGCTTGCCGCTGAGCAAGGAGAGCAGCAGAGTGCGGCGCTGGAGGAAGTGCGCAAGCAGGCTGCGGCTTCGCAGAGCGAGGCGGAAGCGCTCCGCAGCAAGCTGCGGGACGCAGAGGACAAGCTAAGCGTTGCGCTGGAAGAGCTGCACACGGCGAACGAGCTGGGCACCCTGCTGAACGAAGAGGTGGAAGGGCTGCGCCAGCAGGTTGTAGCTGCGCAGAGCGAGGCGGAAGCGCTCCGCAGCAAGCTGCGGGACGCAGAGGGCAAGCTAAGCGCTGCGCTGGAAGAGCTGCACACGGCGAGCGAGTTGGGCAACCTGCTAAACGAAGAGCTGGATGAGCTGCGTAAGCAGGTTGCGGCATCGCAGAGCGAGGCGGTAGAGATCCGCAGCGAACTGCGGGATCTAGAGGGTAAGCTAAGCGAAGCGCAGGAAGAGCTGCACA is a window of Paenibacillus sp. FSL H3-0469 DNA encoding:
- the pheS gene encoding phenylalanine--tRNA ligase subunit alpha, encoding MKDKLEALKAEALTKLQAVSDPQILNDLRVKYLGKKGELTEVLRGMGGLSAEERPVIGQVANLVRSAIEEVIGAKQELFQQQETENRLNAEKVDVTLPGRGMPQGGIHPLSRVIQEIEDIFIGMGYKVAEGPEVETDYYNFEALNLPKNHPARDMQDSFYITEDILMRTQTSPVQIRTMQAMNGETPVKVICPGKVFRRDDDDATHSFQFHQIEGLVIGRNIRMSDLKGTLQQFMKEMFGPSAGIRLRPSFFPFTEPSVEVDVSCFKCGGEGCRLCKQSGWLEILGAGMVHPNVLRMGGYDPEVYSGFAFGMGAERIAMLKYGIDDIRYFYTNDMGFVKQFKGI
- the pheT gene encoding phenylalanine--tRNA ligase subunit beta, yielding MKVSTAWLADYISLEGVTADSLADKITTAGIEIDGVERRNKGISGIVTGYVKSKEKHPDADKLNICIVDAGQGEDLQIVCGAKNVAAGQKVPVALVGAKLPGLEIKKAKLRGVLSQGMICSAKELGLNDKLLPKELQEGILVLPEQTEVGQDILKVLGLNDEILDFDLTPNRSDCLSMIGAAYEVSAVLGRELKLADPAAELVETGGKAADSITVTIEDEAFCSHYAVRYIAGVKTAPSPLWIQNRLMAAGVRPINNIVDITNYVMLEYGQPLHAFDGGQVQGGTIGVRFAREGERLVTLDGQERKLEPQMLVIADGSGAIGLAGVMGGLSTEVTADTVNIVLESAKFDGGTVRKTSRQLGLRSEASQRFEKEVDPNAVIPALNRAAALIARYAGGTVHEGIVQAGSIAGQEKVLQLSLEKLNRYLGTDLSLLEVKTLFGRLHFKCGDAAQGIVEVEVPTRRGDITQDVDLIEEIARLYGYDNIPTTLIEGTTTPGALTRQQSLRRELRRLLSLGGYQEVMGYSFIQPEQSKLFPMLAEGKQSVKLAMPMSEERSVLRTSLLPQLLDIALYNTNRRQGDLALFEIGNVFFTEEEVLTRQPSELPVLGLLLSGTRAAKQWNVAAEPVDFFDLKGALETVFAHLGLTDRVVYEGDAPEGYHPGRSASIYLLQAEGRVKIGSMGQLHPELQRRMDLEDTYVSEVLLQPLYDAARAQLQYSELHRFPGMERDIAVVVDDAVPAGDLIAAIREHGGTLLQNVQVFDIYTGGKMEAGKKSVALSLLYRHTEHTLTDEEVVEVHDKVVSALEQTFGAELRK
- a CDS encoding efflux RND transporter periplasmic adaptor subunit; translation: MKKKKIIIIASAILLVAIAGIAGYRLWPDQNRQINAAPLNTAVASKGDILVSVSGSGAVSAINSESIRTKEAGKVDTVMVKKGDVVKKGAVLITFVAGDLDDKLKEATKSLENLKTELENKQESYKTLAMNNAAEEELESAKKAIDKANSDILDQQESIAAIHEDMAPPDPLTAPIDGTITAVNITAGEQAQNGTELFTMTDYVNLSVTVQVDELDIPKIKLNQVSTITLDALEDKSFTGKVIDIAKEGTSSNGVSLFNVTVGLNNSEGVLIGMSAEVAVTIEEKKDILTVPIEAVTKINGKSFVNVPVTGGNESGTKTSGNGAAGSKSAESGTADGQAPGGQGEIRPEGAEGQTGGRAARGSGQGGGYPQGGGEARGGAFSGGEFPAGAGFSGRAAGSRSASGNAAGTQRVAVETGIHNESSIEIVSGLSEGDEVILPTVISSGNTTSPQQGGMGGGMGGFGSGGMTGGSGGFPGGSGGGFTGGGSGGSRGGFSGGGGGR
- a CDS encoding ABC transporter permease: MMLYQSMKMAFKSILSSKIRAFLTMLGIIIGVSSVIALVAVGQGTTSQITESLSSLGTNQLTVNITGRGATTSLTYEEALALGEIEGVDNVSPIISGNVTAKHGTENVSVSVEGITPAYEEVQDFHVQSGRFLLEMDTEYRQKVALIGSDTAEDLFGTDNPVGQKVQINGSSFKIVGLLESKGSTSVGSSDEKLLIPISTAERFLQSKGVRSITLTTTSNDNVDEVKTKLEASLTAKFSAAENAYSVFDSREMLETVNETSSTLSMALGGIAGISLFVGGIGIMNIMIVSVNERTREIGIRKAIGAKKKNIMMQFMIESVVLSGTGGLIGVALGLGASWAVGHYTALNVAPSWNMVLISFSFSLMIGVLFGMIPASKAARMRPIYALRNE
- a CDS encoding ABC transporter ATP-binding protein → MTSPEPLIRVENMQHSFTMAGESMTVLRSLSFTIDHGEFVAIIGPSGSGKSTLMNMLGCLDVANEGDYFLDGQEIRRLSDNKLAQIRNEKIGFIFQNFNLLPKLSAVENVELPLIYRGMSHRERREIARSALVRVGLESRMNHRPSELSGGQQQRVAIARALAGTPPILLADEPTGALDSKTGKEVLQMIKELNEQGHTIILITHDLEIAEQAKRVIRIQDGDLVEDRKVVHS